The sequence below is a genomic window from Cryobacterium arcticum.
GCCACGATTGCGGCCAGGATGCCGGCGGCCAGCAACATCCGGAGCGCGAGCAGTGCGACGACGGATTGGGGTGTGACGAGTTCTTTGCCGACGAGGTAGGTCGACCCCCAGCTGGCGGCGACCAGGAGCAGGAGCAGGTCGACGCGGAAGGGGCTGAGGAGGACGGGCATGTCACCATCGTCCGGGACGAGCTTGGCTAAGACAAGAGAGGGGTTTCGGGCGCAATACGTTAGTTTGAGCTTATGGAACTGGGTCAGTTGCGAGCGTTGCGTGAGTTGGGCGACCGCGGCAGCATTGCCGCCGTCGCAGCGGCGTTGTATGTGACGCCCTCGTCGGTCTCGCAACAGATCAGCGCCCTGCAGCGCACCTCGGCCGCTCCGTTGACAGCCAGACACGGTCGCCGCACGGTACTCACCGACGCCGGGCGGGCGCTGGCGCTGGCGGCGATCGACGTGGAAGTGGCGCTGGAACGCGCCGGACAGGCAGTGGCTCGCTTCCAGGGCGACCAGCTGGGCACGGTATCGGTGGCGGCCTTCCACAGTGTGGGGCTGGCCGTCTTCGGACCGCTGATCGCCGCCAGCCTGAGCCCGGACCGGCCCGATGTGCAGGTGAGCGACTTCGACGTGGCCCAGGAGGACTTCCCCCTCCTCACCACCGATCACGATCTGGTTCTCGCCCACCGGATGGTCGGCAGCCCGCGCTGGCCGACATCGGTCCGGGTCGAGCCGCTCCTGTACGAGCCGCTCGATATCGCGGTCCGTCGCGATCACCCGCTTGCCTCCAGGGCCGCGATCGAGCCCGCGGATCTCCACGACGAGGCCTGGGTCGCCGTGCACGAGGGGTTCCCCCTCCGGCAGGCCCTGTCGGTGATCGCGGGCATCGGCGGCCGCGAGGCACGTGTACTGCACCAGATCAACGAGTTCGCCGTTGCGGCCTCGGTGGTCGAGGCGAGCGGATGCGTCGCACTGATGCCCCGGTACACGACCGACCTTCGCGACCATCCGAACCTGGTTCTTCGCCCGCTCGCCCGCACCGACCTCGGTCGGCACATCGACTGCCTGGCGCGACCGGAAACCCTGGAGCGTGCCAACACGAAGGCGGTCCTGTCGCAGATCAGGACCATCGCCGAGGCTCTCGTCCGATGATCATTCGATCTGTTTTCGTTGGCTCTCTGGCGGGC
It includes:
- a CDS encoding LysR family transcriptional regulator translates to MELGQLRALRELGDRGSIAAVAAALYVTPSSVSQQISALQRTSAAPLTARHGRRTVLTDAGRALALAAIDVEVALERAGQAVARFQGDQLGTVSVAAFHSVGLAVFGPLIAASLSPDRPDVQVSDFDVAQEDFPLLTTDHDLVLAHRMVGSPRWPTSVRVEPLLYEPLDIAVRRDHPLASRAAIEPADLHDEAWVAVHEGFPLRQALSVIAGIGGREARVLHQINEFAVAASVVEASGCVALMPRYTTDLRDHPNLVLRPLARTDLGRHIDCLARPETLERANTKAVLSQIRTIAEALVR